The proteins below are encoded in one region of Oncorhynchus kisutch isolate 150728-3 linkage group LG14, Okis_V2, whole genome shotgun sequence:
- the LOC116353451 gene encoding uncharacterized protein KIAA0754-like: protein MTVTEVAVQREENVRASSLIPSQRKGILQTASVPSQREGILSAASINAQREEILQSSGLIPARREGILQTASVTAQREEIVPMANAPAHREGIVPKASVPAEREEILRASGLIPAQRKGILQTASVPAQREGIHQTAIVPAPREGILRAASITAQREEILRASGLIPAQREGILQTASVTAQREEIVPMANAPAHREGIVPKASVPAEREEILRASSLIPAQRKGILQTSTVPAQREGILRAASITAQREEILRASGLVPAHRKGILRAPVLIPTKREGILPAASITAQKNKILRASQLTPAQRELILHMTSVTAQRKGILPKASVPAHREWIVPKAGVPAEREEILLTASVPVKNENNHPQPPPIIPMVAPLWKWDGGVCTPPVDFYSKRRGHLTLPN, encoded by the coding sequence ATGACAGTAACCGAAGTTGCTGTGCAGAGGGAGGAGAACGTCCGAGCATCAAGCCTCATCCCGTCACAGAGGAAGGGTATCCTCCAAACAGCCAGTGTCCCTTCACAGAGGGAGGGGATTCTCTCAGCCGCCAGCATCAATGCACAGAGGGAGGAGATCCTCCAATCATCAGGCCTCATCCCTGCACGGAGGGAGGGGATCCTCCAAACAGCCAGTGTCACTGCGCAGAGGGAGGAAATCGTCCCAATGGCCAACGCCCCTGCGCACAGGGAGGGGATTGTCCCAAAGGCTAGTGTCCCTGCTGAGAGGGAGGAGATCCTCCGAGCATCAGGCCTCATCCCTGCACAGAGGAAGGGGATCCTCCAAACAGCCAGTGTCCCTGCACAGAGGGAGGGGATTCACCAAACAGCCATTGTCCCTGCACCGAGGGAGGGGATTCTCCGAGCAGCTAGCATCACTGCGCAGAGGGAGGAGATCCTCAGAGCGTCAGGCCTCATCCCTGCACAGAGGGAGGGGATCCTCCAAACAGCCAGTGTCACTGCGCAGAGGGAGGAAATCGTCCCAATGGCCAACGCCCCTGCGCACAGGGAGGGGATTGTCCCAAAGGCTAGTGTCCCTGCTGAGAGGGAGGAGATCCTCCGAGCATCAAGCCTCATCCCTGCACAGAGGAAGGGGATCCTCCAAACATCCACTGTCCCTGCACAGAGGGAGGGGATTCTCCGAGCAGCTAGCATCACTGCGCAGAGGGAGGAGATCCTCAGAGCATCAGGCCTCGTCCCTGCACATAGGAAGGGGATCCTCCGAGCACCAGTCCTCATCCCTACAAAGAGGGAGGGGATTCTTCCAGCAGCTTCTATCACTGCGCAGAAGAATAAGATCCTCAGAGCATCACAACTCACCCCTGCACAAAGGGAGTTGATCCTCCATATGACCAGTGTCACTGCGCAGAGAAAGGGAATCCTCCCAAAGGCCAGCGTCCCTGCGCACAGGGAGTGGATCGTCCCAAAGGCTGGTGTCcctgcagagagggaggagatcctCCTCACAGCCAGTGTCCCTGTGAAGAatgaaaacaatcacccacaaccaccTCCCATCATCCCCATGGTGGCACCACTGTGGAAATGGGATGGTGGAGTGTGTACTCCACCTGTGGATTTCTATTCCAAGAGAAGAGGTCACTTAACCTTACCTAATTAG
- the LOC116353452 gene encoding protein transport protein Sec16A-like produces the protein MMSITKPEHSDANPQFQTGTRPVAEPETPAVHNNSGGWLSWFFGSGRANKKEVHLPEDKDRSIVWDPTLHRWVNKTEPKAENKCVQPPPPMGTYGYQGNTGNVPKGVNPYSTKAAGLWGSRYPTMHFNDGTNSKLPSHGPGLLTRQLSGLLPSSHFDLMAPMVVPPDTLPY, from the exons ATGATGTCCATCACCAAGCCGGAACACTCCGATGCCAACCCTCAGTTCCAGACTGGCACCCGGCCGGTGGCTGAGCCCGAGACCCCTGCTGTTCACAATAACAGTGGAGGCTGGCTCAGCTGGTTCTTTGGGAGTGGAAGAGCTAATAAGAAGGAGGTTCATCTACCTGAGGACAAAGACAGATCT ATTGTCTGGGATCCAACTCTGCACAGATGGGTTAACAAAACTGAGCCCAAGGCTGAG AACAAGTGTGTACAACCACCTCCACCGATGGGGACATATGGATATCAGGGGAACACTGGCAATGTCCCCAAAGGAGTGAATCCCTACTCTACGAAAGCAG CAGGCCTATGGGGCAGCAGATACCCTacaatgcatttcaatgatggGACCAACTCAAAGCTTCCAAGCCATGGGCCTGGACTGCTTACTAGACAGCTCTCTGGCTTGCTCCCTTCTTCACACTTTGACCTCATGGCACCAATGGTTGTGCCACCTGACACTCTACCTTACTAA
- the LOC116353453 gene encoding uncharacterized protein LOC116353453: MDTFHNSSQVGTSGQHWDNAAQNNRAEYFHGVSKTCQQSSLEQGDIPSSFWRLTKLEIQILLNDVKQSINHMQGTLNTMQGQCIELQTAISKIITPAEVAVQREEIVLASGLIPSQRKGILQTASVPSQREGILSAASINAQREEILRSSGLIPSQRKGILQTASVTAQREEIVPMASVPVHREGIVPRASVPAEREEILRASGLIPARREGILQTASVPAQR, from the exons ATGGATACCTTTCAT AACTCATCACAAGTTGGAACTAGTGGTCAACATTGGGACAATGCAGCCCAAAATAACAGGGCTGAATATTTTCATGGAG TGAGCAAGACCTGCCAGCAGAGCTCACTGGAGCAGGGAGACATCCCATCATCCTTTTGGCGCCTGACAAA GCTTGAGATTCAGATCCTGCTGAACGATGTTAAGCAGTCGATTAACCACATGCAGGGGACGCTGAACACCATGCAGGGGCAGTGTATTGAGTTGCAGACTGCCATATCTAAG ATCATCACACCAGCCGAAGTTGCTGTGCAGAGGGAGGAGATCGTCCTAGCATCAGGCCTCATCCCGTCACAGAGGAAGGGTATCCTCCAAACAGCCAGTGTCCCTTCACAGAGGGAGGGGATTCTCTCAGCCGCCAGCATCAATGCACAGAGGGAGGAGATCCTCCGATCATCAGGCCTCATCCCGTCACAGAGGAAGGGTATCCTACAAACAGCCAGTGTCACTGCGCAGAGGGAGGAAATCGTCCCAATGGCCAGCGTCCCTGTGCACAGGGAGGGGATTGTCCCAAGGGCTAGTGTCCCTGCTGAGAGGGAGGAGATCCTCCGAGCATCAGGCCTCATCCCTGCACGGAGGGAGGGGATCCTCCAAACAGCCAGTGTCCCTGCACAGAGGTAG